In a genomic window of Quercus lobata isolate SW786 chromosome 4, ValleyOak3.0 Primary Assembly, whole genome shotgun sequence:
- the LOC115987144 gene encoding F-box/kelch-repeat protein At3g23880-like isoform X1 yields the protein MREQPRPQPQILRQRNIYLPDDLVINNILTRLPVKSVMRFRRVCKSWYSSIKTSDFIDTHLSNYKDSHDNGYVIHMPSVRNTSSYRSPSSSSSSNTSIPVCTVAFDCTFDKISDVRIPFDVNFNQIVGSCNGLLCVANSGNVIYLWNPSIRKFKRLPDTLLGQLDNVTLGFAYHPENNDYKVVRISSTPFGAPVSYHEIEVYTLSSDSWRRVGITLTTTVILYDKNFPLPIPLVNGALHWISCIAEGEENHKSRTIMAFDVNSEKFRKLALPHGSIDENTFQTFLASFKGKLAFITWERSEQPGTQYSIWVMKEYGVVASWNKLRVVPFERVSHCSAFTENGSLLVCYINDQVEEPDFNFVLVDIETLHEKKDPDIQQHSYVATFMESLVLLDGANTVAY from the exons atgagagagcAGCCGCGTCCACAACCACAGATTCTCCGACAGAGGAATATCTATCTCCCAGACGACCTCGTAATCAACAACATCCTGACAAGGCTGCCGGTGAAATCAGTGATGAGATTCAGGCGGGTTTGCAAATCCTGGTACTCCTCAATCAAAACCTCCGATTTCATCGACACCCACCTCAGCAACTACAAAGATTCACATGATAATGGCTATGTCATACACATGCCATCGGTAAGAAACACTTCTTCTTATcgttctccttcttcttcttcttcttctaacaCTAGCATACCCGTTTGTACTGTCGCTTTTGACTGCACGTTTGATAAGATTTCTGATGTTAGAATTCCCTTTGATGTTAATTTTAACCAAATAGTGGGTTCGTGCAATGGCTTATTGTGTGTCGCCAATTCGGGTAATGTTATATATCTGTGGAACCCCAGTATTAGAAAATTCAAGAGGTTGCCTGATACTTTGTTAGGACAGTTAGACAATGTTACACTCGGATTTGCATATCATCCCGAGAATAATGATTACAAGGTTGTCAGGATTTCATCTACTCCTTTCGGGGCACCTGTGAGTTATCATGAGATTGAGGTGTACACATTAAGTTCAGATTCATGGAGACGTGTTGGAATTACGTTGACAACCACTGTTATCCTCTatgataaaaattttcctttgcCAATCCCGTTGGTTAATGGAGCTTTGCATTGGATATCGTGTATCGCAGAAGGAGAAGAGAATCACAAGAGTAGAACGATTATGGCATTTGATGTCAATAGTGAGAAATTCAGAAAGCTTGCACTGC CTCATGGGTCTATTGATGAGAACACCTTTCAGACATTTCTTGCATCTTTCAAAGGGAAACTAGCTTTCATTACATGGGAGCGGAGTGAACAGCCTGGAACCCAATACTCCATATGGGTTATGAAGGAGTATGGTGTGGTCGCGTCTTGGAATAAACTTCGTGTTGTACCATTTGAAAGAGTATCTCATTGCAGTGCCTTTACTGAGAATGGTTCACTTCTGGTTTGCTACATCAATGATCAAGTAGAGGAGccggattttaattttgtgctagTTGACATTGAAACTCTACATGAGAAGAAGGATCCTGATATCCAACAGCATTCATATGTAGCTACTTTCATGGAGAGTCTTGTTTTACTTGATGGAGCTAACACGGTAGCTTACTAA
- the LOC115987144 gene encoding F-box/kelch-repeat protein At3g23880-like isoform X2: protein MREQPRPQPQILRQRNIYLPDDLVINNILTRLPVKSVMRFRRVCKSWYSSIKTSDFIDTHLSNYKDSHDNGYVIHMPSVRNTSSYRSPSSSSSSNTSIPVCTVAFDCTFDKISDVRIPFDVNFNQIVGSCNGLLCVANSGNVIYLWNPSIRKFKRLPDTLLGQLDNVTLGFAYHPENNDYKVVRISSTPFGAPVSYHEIEVYTLSSDSWRRVGITLTTTVILYDKNFPLPIPLVNGALHWISCIAEGEENHKSRTIMAFDVNSEKFRKLALPHGSIDENTFQTFLASFKGKLAFITWERSEQPGTQYSIWVMKEYGVVASWNKLRVVPFERVSHCSAFTENGSLLVCYINDQVEEPDFNFVLVDIETLHEKKDPDIQQHSYVATFMESLVLLDGANTVAY from the exons atgagagagcAGCCGCGTCCACAACCACAGATTCTCCGACAGAGGAATATCTATCTCCCAGACGACCTCGTAATCAACAACATCCTGACAAGGCTGCCGGTGAAATCAGTGATGAGATTCAGGCGGGTTTGCAAATCCTGGTACTCCTCAATCAAAACCTCCGATTTCATCGACACCCACCTCAGCAACTACAAAGATTCACATGATAATGGCTATGTCATACACATGCCATCGGTAAGAAACACTTCTTCTTATcgttctccttcttcttcttcttcttctaacaCTAGCATACCCGTTTGTACTGTCGCTTTTGACTGCACGTTTGATAAGATTTCTGATGTTAGAATTCCCTTTGATGTTAATTTTAACCAAATAGTGGGTTCGTGCAATGGCTTATTGTGTGTCGCCAATTCGGGTAATGTTATATATCTGTGGAACCCCAGTATTAGAAAATTCAAGAGGTTGCCTGATACTTTGTTAGGACAGTTAGACAATGTTACACTCGGATTTGCATATCATCCCGAGAATAATGATTACAAGGTTGTCAGGATTTCATCTACTCCTTTCGGGGCACCTGTGAGTTATCATGAGATTGAGGTGTACACATTAAGTTCAGATTCATGGAGACGTGTTGGAATTACGTTGACAACCACTGTTATCCTCTatgataaaaattttcctttgcCAATCCCGTTGGTTAATGGAGCTTTGCATTGGATATCGTGTATCGCAGAAGGAGAAGAGAATCACAAGAGTAGAACGATTATGGCATTTGATGTCAATAGTGAGAAATTCAGAAAGCTTGCACTGCCTCATGgg TCTATTGATGAGAACACCTTTCAGACATTTCTTGCATCTTTCAAAGGGAAACTAGCTTTCATTACATGGGAGCGGAGTGAACAGCCTGGAACCCAATACTCCATATGGGTTATGAAGGAGTATGGTGTGGTCGCGTCTTGGAATAAACTTCGTGTTGTACCATTTGAAAGAGTATCTCATTGCAGTGCCTTTACTGAGAATGGTTCACTTCTGGTTTGCTACATCAATGATCAAGTAGAGGAGccggattttaattttgtgctagTTGACATTGAAACTCTACATGAGAAGAAGGATCCTGATATCCAACAGCATTCATATGTAGCTACTTTCATGGAGAGTCTTGTTTTACTTGATGGAGCTAACACGGTAGCTTACTAA